In Kangiella profundi, one DNA window encodes the following:
- a CDS encoding helix-turn-helix domain-containing protein, which translates to MVIKKLRENKQWSQEQLATLSGLSIRTIQRIESGNRASLESLKALAAVFETDTETLQKEIIVIDKKTEEWKAQPWWFRLNMVGIQNRKSLIFAEKICVALGLGFWIAGFFSKGFLIGASPLFFSAYIAAWTVRKGDRDKIW; encoded by the coding sequence ATGGTCATCAAAAAACTACGCGAAAATAAACAATGGTCACAGGAACAGTTAGCAACACTTAGTGGCCTCAGTATCCGCACAATCCAGCGGATAGAAAGTGGTAATCGCGCAAGTTTGGAATCATTAAAGGCTTTAGCTGCAGTTTTCGAAACTGATACTGAAACATTGCAAAAGGAGATTATCGTGATAGACAAGAAAACAGAAGAGTGGAAAGCACAGCCTTGGTGGTTTAGATTAAACATGGTGGGAATTCAGAACCGCAAGAGCTTAATTTTCGCAGAAAAAATTTGTGTGGCCTTAGGTTTAGGATTTTGGATAGCCGGCTTTTTCTCAAAAGGCTTTTTAATTGGAGCCTCACCATTGTTCTTTTCAGCTTACATAGCAGCGTGGACTGTACGTAAAGGCGACAGAGATAAAATCTGGTAA
- a CDS encoding trans-sulfuration enzyme family protein, whose amino-acid sequence MSDKKLKFGSRVIHAGQSPEPITGAVMPPIFTTSTYAQPSPGEHTGYEYSRSQNPTRMAYERCVADLEDGKQGYAFASGMAATSTILELLDAGSHVIAMDDLYGGTFRLFDKVRKRTANLDFTFVDLSNLSNLEKALKPNTKMIWVESPTNPMLKVVDMQAVADFAKKHNLIAVADNTFATPYNQRPLNYGFDIVMHSATKYLNGHSDIVGGMAVVGDNDELREQMAFLHNSVGSIQGPFDSYLALRGVKTLALRMKQHNASGQIIAEHLAKHPQIDKVYYPGLASHPQHELAKKQMKGFGGMISVLVKGDTEEQAAKNSRTFMEKLKLFTLAESLGGVESLSNHPAIMTHASVPYEIRQEIGILENLVRLSVGIEDVEDLIADIDQALQF is encoded by the coding sequence ATGTCTGATAAGAAATTGAAATTTGGTAGCCGTGTGATTCACGCAGGTCAATCACCTGAGCCGATTACTGGCGCGGTTATGCCGCCAATCTTCACGACTTCAACTTATGCTCAGCCAAGCCCAGGTGAACACACTGGTTATGAGTACTCGCGAAGCCAGAATCCAACGCGTATGGCTTATGAGCGTTGCGTGGCTGATCTGGAAGACGGCAAGCAAGGTTATGCCTTTGCATCGGGCATGGCAGCGACCAGCACTATCCTTGAATTACTGGACGCGGGTTCGCATGTCATCGCCATGGATGATTTATATGGCGGTACCTTCCGTTTGTTCGACAAGGTTCGTAAGCGCACTGCAAATCTTGATTTCACTTTTGTTGATCTGTCTAACTTAAGTAATCTGGAAAAGGCGCTTAAGCCCAATACCAAAATGATCTGGGTCGAAAGTCCGACTAACCCCATGTTGAAAGTGGTCGACATGCAGGCGGTTGCCGATTTTGCCAAAAAGCATAACTTGATTGCGGTTGCCGATAACACGTTTGCTACGCCTTACAATCAACGCCCGTTGAACTATGGCTTCGACATTGTGATGCACTCAGCAACCAAATATCTCAACGGGCACTCGGATATTGTTGGCGGTATGGCAGTAGTAGGCGACAACGATGAGCTACGTGAGCAGATGGCCTTCTTACACAATTCTGTTGGTTCGATTCAGGGACCCTTCGACTCTTACCTGGCATTGCGTGGTGTTAAAACATTGGCCCTTCGTATGAAGCAACATAATGCCAGCGGTCAAATTATCGCTGAGCATTTAGCCAAGCATCCGCAGATTGACAAGGTTTATTATCCTGGCCTTGCTTCACACCCTCAGCATGAGCTAGCCAAGAAGCAGATGAAAGGGTTCGGTGGCATGATTTCCGTGCTGGTTAAAGGTGACACTGAAGAGCAGGCAGCCAAGAACTCTCGTACCTTTATGGAAAAGCTGAAATTATTTACTTTGGCGGAGAGTTTAGGTGGGGTTGAAAGTTTATCGAACCATCCTGCAATTATGACCCACGCGTCAGTTCCTTATGAAATTCGTCAGGAGATCGGTATTCTTGAGAATCTGGTACGTTTGTCAGTGGGTATCGAAGATGTTGAAGACTTGATTGCTGATATTGATCAGGCGTTGCAGTTTTAA
- a CDS encoding PLP-dependent cysteine synthase family protein, which yields MKVYSNILEMIGHTPMVEFQNLDTGKCRLFGKMESQNPGASIKDRIAVSMIEAAEKAGHIKPGDTLIEATAGNTGLGLALVASQKGYTLKIVMPDKMSMEKEYNLRAFGAEVIRTRSDVGKGHPEYYQDVAKRLSEENGWFFINQFSNEANIQAHYETTAPEIWEQLDGKVDAVVLGVGSGGTITGIGRYMKEKNPNVQMVLADPEGSILADYLKTGDIKEAGSWVVEGIGEDFIPDICDMSLFDKAYTVSDKEGLMAARDLMRKEAVMGGSSTGTLLAAALRYCQEQTEPKNVVTLVCDTGNRYLSKMYNDEWMKEKGFL from the coding sequence ATGAAGGTATACAGCAATATTCTTGAGATGATTGGCCACACGCCAATGGTAGAGTTCCAGAATCTGGATACGGGTAAATGTCGCTTGTTCGGCAAGATGGAATCCCAGAATCCCGGGGCTTCAATTAAAGATCGCATTGCGGTCAGCATGATTGAAGCAGCCGAGAAGGCAGGGCACATTAAGCCGGGCGATACGTTGATTGAAGCGACTGCCGGTAATACAGGTTTGGGTCTTGCATTGGTCGCATCTCAAAAAGGTTATACCCTAAAAATCGTAATGCCTGACAAGATGAGCATGGAAAAGGAATACAACTTGCGTGCTTTTGGCGCGGAAGTGATTCGTACCCGTTCTGATGTCGGTAAAGGTCATCCAGAATATTATCAGGATGTTGCAAAGCGCCTATCGGAAGAAAACGGCTGGTTCTTCATCAATCAATTCTCTAATGAAGCCAATATCCAGGCGCATTATGAAACCACTGCTCCAGAAATCTGGGAACAACTGGATGGCAAAGTTGATGCCGTGGTTCTTGGAGTGGGCTCTGGTGGCACTATCACTGGTATCGGTCGTTACATGAAGGAAAAGAATCCGAATGTCCAAATGGTATTGGCTGACCCTGAAGGCTCTATTTTGGCTGATTACCTGAAAACTGGCGATATCAAAGAAGCTGGTAGCTGGGTGGTTGAAGGTATTGGCGAAGATTTCATCCCAGATATCTGCGACATGAGCCTTTTTGATAAAGCTTATACCGTGAGTGATAAAGAAGGCCTGATGGCGGCACGCGACTTGATGCGTAAAGAAGCGGTAATGGGCGGATCTTCAACCGGTACTTTATTAGCTGCAGCTTTGCGCTATTGTCAGGAGCAAACCGAGCCAAAGAATGTAGTGACTTTAGTTTGTGATACCGGTAATCGTTATTTATCGAAAATGTATAACGATGAATGGATGAAAGAAAAAGGGTTTCTATAA
- a CDS encoding thiamine pyrophosphate-dependent enzyme, protein MLDRASVIDKNFQIAVKTAKFPEKVSNIKASVTQLSPNEFVELFESQVISRHLDLRARILKDQGIGYYTIGSSGHEGNAVLGKVFRHTDMAFLHYRSGALMTQRSRQLPNIDPIRDQMLSLVAAKDDPISQGRHKVFGSAQLFVPPQTSTIASHLPKAMGAAWSLGRAERNNFDATIPGDSVILCNFGDASFNHATAQSAFNTAQYLSYKGEPLPLVYICEDNGIGISVSTPPNWVENNVRNRHSIEYIQCNGLHLPDVYLAAQEAEEIARYERRPVFLHMKTVRLMGHAGNDTESIYHSIEKIEQTEAQDPLLHSARICIEAGYLSTGDVLDLYESTRQKVEKAAEQAIKLPKISTAEEVCASIAPEQPAKDKPPVAKITRRQELFEIGRQFKFLDKPRSMAQLINYALTDLMEQYPNSIMFGEDVGKKGGVYSVSTNLQNRFGEHRVFDTLLDETSILGTAIGAAHLGYLPVPEIQFLAYTHNAIDQIRGEASTLSFFSNNQFTNPMVVRVAGLAYQKGFGGHFHNDNSIGFLREIPGVILACPSNGQDAAKMMREAFRLADEQKRVVIFLEPIALYHAKDLHEAGDNGWLFEYPEPNEVVEFGQPGIRKPVNSKGKAVDSKDMLIISYGNGYYLSAQAQKDLSEKHKLDATIMDLRWLAPLNHQAIAEIAGQYKKVLIVDECRKTGSVSEEVITGLVERLEKLPQIKRITGHDTFIPIGTSWQYVLPSKDDIIKAAVELKAS, encoded by the coding sequence ATGTTAGATCGTGCCAGTGTCATTGATAAGAACTTCCAAATCGCTGTCAAAACAGCCAAGTTCCCGGAAAAAGTCAGCAATATCAAGGCGTCAGTGACGCAGCTCTCCCCTAACGAATTTGTCGAATTATTCGAGTCTCAAGTCATTAGTCGCCACTTGGATTTAAGAGCCAGAATCCTCAAGGATCAGGGTATTGGCTATTACACAATTGGCAGTAGCGGTCATGAAGGCAATGCGGTGTTGGGTAAGGTATTTCGTCATACCGATATGGCTTTTCTGCATTACCGCTCTGGCGCATTGATGACCCAGCGCTCGCGACAGTTACCTAATATCGATCCGATTCGCGATCAGATGCTTTCGCTGGTCGCAGCCAAAGACGATCCGATTTCTCAAGGCCGCCATAAGGTATTCGGTAGCGCGCAATTGTTTGTGCCGCCACAAACCAGCACCATTGCCTCGCATCTGCCAAAAGCGATGGGAGCAGCCTGGTCATTAGGACGAGCTGAGCGCAACAACTTCGATGCCACCATCCCTGGTGACAGCGTGATTCTCTGTAACTTCGGTGATGCCAGCTTCAACCATGCCACGGCTCAGTCAGCTTTCAACACTGCCCAGTACCTGTCTTATAAAGGTGAACCTTTGCCTCTTGTGTATATCTGCGAAGACAATGGCATCGGCATCTCGGTCTCGACACCGCCGAACTGGGTGGAGAATAACGTCAGGAATCGTCACAGCATCGAATATATCCAGTGTAATGGCCTACACCTGCCTGATGTCTACCTTGCGGCACAAGAAGCGGAAGAGATTGCACGCTATGAGCGACGCCCCGTATTCCTGCACATGAAAACAGTGCGCCTAATGGGGCATGCCGGTAATGACACTGAAAGCATTTACCACAGCATTGAAAAGATTGAGCAAACTGAAGCGCAGGATCCTTTATTGCATTCGGCCAGAATCTGTATAGAAGCGGGTTACTTATCTACTGGCGACGTGCTTGATCTTTATGAAAGCACCCGCCAAAAAGTCGAGAAAGCTGCAGAGCAAGCCATCAAGCTACCTAAAATCAGTACGGCCGAAGAAGTCTGCGCCTCGATTGCCCCTGAGCAACCTGCCAAAGATAAACCACCAGTTGCAAAAATCACCCGCCGCCAGGAACTGTTTGAGATTGGTCGCCAGTTTAAGTTTCTGGATAAACCAAGAAGCATGGCGCAGCTCATCAACTATGCACTTACAGATCTGATGGAGCAGTATCCGAACTCCATAATGTTCGGTGAAGACGTCGGTAAAAAAGGCGGCGTTTACAGCGTATCAACCAATTTGCAGAATCGCTTTGGCGAACATCGCGTGTTCGATACGCTACTTGATGAAACCAGTATTCTGGGAACCGCGATTGGTGCTGCGCACCTTGGTTATCTGCCAGTGCCGGAAATTCAATTCCTGGCCTATACGCACAATGCCATCGACCAGATCCGAGGCGAAGCTTCTACGCTTTCTTTCTTCTCCAATAACCAGTTCACCAACCCGATGGTGGTTCGAGTTGCAGGACTTGCTTATCAGAAAGGTTTTGGTGGCCATTTCCATAATGACAACAGTATCGGTTTCCTTCGTGAAATCCCCGGCGTTATCCTAGCCTGTCCATCTAATGGTCAGGATGCTGCTAAAATGATGCGCGAAGCATTCCGCCTTGCTGATGAACAAAAACGAGTAGTCATCTTCCTAGAGCCAATTGCACTTTATCATGCTAAGGATCTGCACGAAGCCGGCGACAACGGTTGGTTATTTGAATATCCTGAGCCGAATGAAGTGGTTGAGTTTGGTCAGCCAGGCATACGCAAACCGGTCAACAGCAAAGGCAAAGCAGTCGATAGCAAAGACATGCTGATTATCAGCTACGGTAATGGCTACTACTTATCTGCGCAGGCTCAAAAGGATTTAAGTGAAAAGCACAAGCTGGACGCCACCATCATGGATTTACGTTGGCTGGCGCCGTTGAATCACCAAGCAATAGCCGAAATCGCAGGCCAGTACAAAAAGGTACTCATCGTTGACGAATGTCGTAAGACAGGCTCTGTCAGCGAAGAAGTCATCACCGGACTGGTTGAACGCCTTGAGAAACTACCACAAATCAAACGCATTACCGGCCATGACACCTTTATTCCAATTGGAACCTCATGGCAATACGTTCTTCCCAGCAAGGATGACATTATCAAGGCCGCTGTTGAATTAAAGGCGTCATAG
- a CDS encoding AbgT family transporter: MDNNNGAAPTGAIARFLNGIERVGNKLPDPAMIFLSAMLIIWVLSWMLSGISFDAIDPRTGEAIIVNNLLTGDALASFLSNMVVTFTSFAPLGVVLVAMLGVGVAEHSGYINTGIKLMLKRTPQFLLTPTIILIAIVSHTATDAGYVLVIPLAGVIYYAMGRHPLAGIAAAFAGVSGGFSANFIPSGIDPLLQSFTQSAAHIIEPGMQVNPLNNWFFTGISSVFIILLGWFITARIIEPRLQNTKVDGDTDDLPEFHEITKKEKKAFVIATLVMLAGISVLIYAALGTDSSLRHEGSLTSFQAPLMKSIVPLIFLLFWVPGAVYGFTAGTFKKTKDMIDAMSKAMHGMAYYIVMAFFCALFIAAFSQSNLGALLAIEGAQVLKAMALPSAVTIVGIIFLTAFVNLFVGSASAKWALLAPIFVPMLMQLGISPDLTQAAYRVGDSSSNIITPLMPYFPLVVVYCQKYVKDTGIGTLVAMMLPFSVAFLIGWSLFLLAYWWIGIPLGLQASYIYPAG, translated from the coding sequence ATGGATAATAATAACGGGGCTGCGCCAACTGGGGCTATTGCTCGATTTTTGAATGGTATCGAGCGAGTTGGTAACAAACTGCCCGATCCGGCAATGATTTTCTTATCAGCAATGCTGATAATTTGGGTACTTTCGTGGATGCTTTCCGGTATCAGCTTTGATGCTATCGACCCGCGTACTGGCGAAGCAATTATTGTTAACAACCTTTTAACAGGTGATGCTTTAGCGAGCTTCCTGTCGAATATGGTGGTGACCTTCACTAGTTTCGCACCCCTGGGTGTGGTGCTAGTAGCAATGCTTGGTGTCGGAGTGGCAGAGCATTCTGGCTATATCAATACCGGCATTAAGCTGATGTTGAAGAGAACACCGCAATTCCTGTTAACGCCTACCATCATATTAATCGCTATTGTAAGCCACACGGCAACCGATGCTGGTTATGTATTGGTAATTCCTTTGGCAGGTGTGATTTATTATGCAATGGGGCGTCATCCACTAGCGGGGATCGCAGCAGCATTTGCCGGCGTGAGCGGTGGCTTCAGCGCCAACTTCATCCCTTCAGGTATTGACCCGTTACTGCAAAGTTTCACACAGTCAGCTGCTCACATTATTGAGCCAGGCATGCAGGTTAATCCATTGAATAACTGGTTCTTTACCGGTATTTCTAGTGTATTCATCATTCTTCTAGGTTGGTTTATTACGGCACGAATCATTGAGCCACGTCTACAGAATACTAAAGTTGATGGGGATACTGATGACCTGCCAGAATTCCATGAGATCACTAAAAAAGAGAAAAAAGCATTCGTAATTGCAACTTTGGTGATGTTAGCGGGAATCTCAGTCTTAATTTACGCAGCTTTGGGTACAGACTCATCGTTACGTCACGAAGGTTCATTAACCTCATTCCAGGCACCTCTGATGAAATCGATTGTTCCTTTGATTTTCTTATTGTTCTGGGTTCCTGGTGCGGTTTACGGTTTCACTGCCGGAACTTTCAAGAAAACTAAAGACATGATTGATGCCATGAGTAAGGCGATGCACGGCATGGCTTACTACATAGTAATGGCTTTCTTCTGTGCCTTGTTTATTGCGGCTTTCTCACAGTCAAACCTTGGTGCCTTATTGGCTATCGAAGGTGCTCAGGTGCTTAAAGCTATGGCATTGCCAAGTGCGGTAACCATTGTAGGTATTATATTCCTGACAGCTTTCGTTAACCTGTTTGTGGGTTCTGCATCTGCAAAATGGGCATTACTTGCACCAATCTTCGTTCCAATGTTGATGCAATTAGGCATTTCTCCTGACTTAACTCAGGCAGCGTATCGTGTGGGTGATTCAAGCTCAAACATCATCACACCTTTAATGCCATACTTCCCATTGGTTGTGGTTTACTGCCAGAAGTACGTTAAAGACACCGGTATCGGTACTCTGGTAGCTATGATGTTGCCATTCTCGGTAGCATTCCTGATTGGTTGGAGTTTATTCCTGTTGGCTTACTGGTGGATTGGTATTCCGCTAGGCTTGCAGGCTAGTTACATTTATCCAGCTGGGTAA
- a CDS encoding M90 family metallopeptidase, translating into MTALYIVLSISVFAIVWILTSNQRKKRKRQQIASQPFPKEWRQILRSNLPFFYKMPADLQLQLKDKMQIFLAEKDFIGRKGQDITDEVKVTIAAQACMLLLNRSTDFYPFLKSIIVYPAAFITRHNRYDASGIQSQEPRVLLGESWNRGQVILSWTDSANGGADFEDGHNLVIHEFAHQLDGESGVTNGAPPLSSEQSYDKWSKIMSHEFKELQRKASTGEETLLDKYGATNPAEFFAVASEIFFEKPQKLKRLHTELYQEFKQYYCLDPAEW; encoded by the coding sequence ATGACCGCCCTCTATATTGTTCTCTCAATTTCAGTTTTTGCCATCGTATGGATACTCACCTCAAACCAGCGAAAGAAGCGCAAGAGACAGCAAATTGCGAGCCAGCCCTTCCCTAAAGAGTGGCGCCAGATCCTTCGCAGCAATCTCCCCTTCTTCTATAAGATGCCCGCGGATTTGCAACTCCAACTCAAAGACAAGATGCAGATCTTTCTAGCGGAAAAAGATTTTATCGGGCGTAAAGGACAAGACATTACTGATGAAGTCAAAGTCACCATTGCCGCTCAGGCCTGCATGCTTTTGCTCAACCGTTCTACCGATTTTTATCCATTTTTGAAGAGCATAATCGTTTACCCCGCAGCATTTATTACCCGTCACAATCGTTATGATGCGTCAGGCATCCAAAGTCAGGAACCACGAGTTTTACTAGGTGAATCATGGAACCGTGGACAGGTTATATTATCCTGGACTGACTCAGCCAATGGTGGCGCAGATTTTGAAGATGGTCACAACCTGGTGATTCATGAGTTCGCACATCAGCTGGACGGTGAGTCCGGGGTAACGAATGGAGCACCGCCACTTTCCAGTGAGCAAAGTTATGATAAGTGGTCAAAAATCATGTCCCATGAGTTTAAGGAATTGCAACGTAAGGCATCTACAGGCGAGGAAACATTGCTGGATAAATATGGCGCAACAAACCCGGCTGAATTTTTCGCAGTTGCTTCAGAAATCTTTTTTGAGAAGCCACAGAAGCTGAAAAGGCTTCACACAGAGCTTTATCAAGAGTTTAAACAGTACTATTGCCTCGATCCTGCGGAATGGTAA
- a CDS encoding BaiN/RdsA family NAD(P)/FAD-dependent oxidoreductase: MQSKDVIIIGAGAAGLMCGITAGQRGRSVAILDHANKVGKKILMSGGGRCNFTNYYAEPTNYLSHNPHFCKSALSRYTQWDFIALVEKHGIPYHEKKLGQLFCDNKAKDIVNMLLDECAQAGVDVRTDCSIQQVDKVDDGFIIQSSQGKWHCQSLVIASGGLSIPTMGATGFGYDIAKQFGLKLFPTYAALVPFTLTPKLLEQFAGLSGTSADALVSCNGQSFRENILFTHRGLSGPSILQISSYWQPGDAISINLFPDLDLYEHLKQLQQERPKAHINTVLAEQLTKKLADRLCEIWFSAYVQKPLTELSNEALQTIAEQLQNWQLKPTGTEGYRTAEVTMGGVDTDEVSSKTFEAKKVPGLYFIGEVLDVTGHLGGFNFQWAWASGFAAGQYV, encoded by the coding sequence ATGCAATCTAAAGACGTGATTATTATCGGCGCTGGCGCTGCCGGCTTGATGTGCGGTATTACCGCAGGTCAGCGTGGTCGTTCAGTAGCTATTCTGGATCATGCCAATAAAGTCGGTAAAAAAATTCTGATGTCAGGCGGTGGGCGTTGTAACTTCACCAATTATTATGCAGAGCCGACGAATTATTTATCGCATAACCCTCATTTCTGTAAGTCAGCTTTAAGTCGCTACACCCAGTGGGACTTTATTGCCTTGGTTGAAAAGCATGGCATTCCCTATCATGAGAAAAAGCTTGGACAGCTTTTTTGTGATAACAAGGCTAAAGATATCGTCAATATGTTACTTGATGAATGTGCCCAGGCTGGGGTGGATGTCCGCACCGATTGCTCGATTCAGCAGGTGGATAAAGTGGATGATGGCTTTATCATTCAGAGCAGCCAAGGCAAGTGGCACTGTCAGTCGCTAGTGATTGCTTCCGGTGGTTTGTCGATTCCAACCATGGGAGCGACAGGATTTGGCTATGACATTGCCAAGCAGTTTGGATTGAAGCTTTTTCCAACTTACGCTGCGCTGGTTCCTTTTACGCTTACCCCAAAGTTGTTGGAGCAGTTTGCAGGATTATCCGGCACTTCAGCCGATGCGTTAGTAAGCTGCAATGGCCAGTCATTCCGCGAAAACATATTATTTACGCACAGAGGTCTCAGCGGCCCATCCATTTTACAGATATCATCATACTGGCAACCGGGTGACGCTATATCAATCAATCTCTTTCCAGATTTGGATTTGTATGAACACTTAAAGCAATTGCAGCAGGAAAGACCAAAAGCTCACATTAATACGGTTCTGGCTGAACAGCTCACGAAAAAACTGGCTGATAGGTTGTGTGAGATTTGGTTCTCGGCTTATGTACAGAAGCCATTGACTGAATTATCCAATGAGGCATTGCAGACTATTGCTGAGCAATTGCAGAATTGGCAGCTTAAACCAACCGGCACCGAAGGCTACCGAACCGCTGAAGTCACCATGGGTGGCGTGGATACTGATGAGGTCTCCTCTAAAACCTTTGAAGCTAAGAAAGTACCGGGACTTTATTTTATTGGTGAAGTACTGGATGTCACTGGCCATTTAGGGGGCTTTAACTTCCAATGGGCCTGGGCTAGCGGATTTGCGGCTGGGCAATATGTTTAA
- a CDS encoding DMT family transporter — MSTPVLYALCVLIWGSTWFAIEFQLGVVPHEYSSFYRFGLASILLFAYCWLKKLPMRYGLLQHAWLVLMGITFFSLNYLMVYEAQEYLTSAMASVIFSAVLIVNIFNSWLFFKTKITARVIIGSALGLLGMVMIFWNELTDFSFENAKLYGLVIALLGVLCASIGNMVSVQTQKYDMPVIQMNAYAMGYGSLFSLLVGLVQGKALVYDMAAGYTISLIYLSVFGSVLAFGAYLTLLRRIGIHKATYAVVLFPAVALIISTFFEDFVWTWIIAGGILLIGLGNVFVINREDIKKK; from the coding sequence ATGAGCACCCCGGTTTTGTATGCACTGTGCGTACTGATTTGGGGGAGCACCTGGTTTGCAATCGAATTCCAGCTTGGCGTTGTACCCCACGAATACTCTTCTTTCTACCGCTTTGGTCTTGCTTCCATTCTACTGTTTGCCTATTGCTGGCTGAAAAAATTACCAATGCGCTATGGTCTATTACAGCATGCCTGGCTGGTATTAATGGGCATCACCTTTTTCAGCCTGAATTATTTGATGGTATACGAGGCTCAAGAATACCTGACCTCAGCGATGGCCTCCGTGATTTTCTCAGCGGTTCTTATCGTGAACATTTTCAATTCATGGCTGTTCTTTAAAACCAAAATTACCGCGAGAGTCATTATAGGTTCGGCATTGGGTTTATTAGGCATGGTCATGATTTTCTGGAATGAGCTGACTGACTTCAGCTTTGAAAATGCCAAGCTGTATGGACTGGTCATTGCCTTACTGGGCGTTCTCTGCGCCTCAATCGGTAACATGGTCTCAGTTCAGACTCAGAAGTACGATATGCCAGTTATTCAGATGAATGCCTATGCCATGGGTTATGGGAGTCTTTTCAGCCTGTTAGTGGGTCTGGTGCAAGGCAAGGCTTTGGTCTATGACATGGCAGCTGGTTATACGATAAGCTTAATCTACCTTTCGGTATTTGGCTCAGTATTGGCTTTTGGTGCCTACCTCACCCTACTCAGACGCATTGGTATACATAAAGCGACTTACGCAGTTGTTCTTTTCCCTGCTGTGGCGTTAATTATCTCAACCTTCTTCGAAGACTTTGTTTGGACCTGGATTATCGCTGGTGGCATTTTACTCATTGGACTGGGAAATGTGTTTGTGATAAACCGAGAAGACATCAAGAAGAAATAA
- a CDS encoding OsmC family protein: protein MLEDKVHRATIINNFEDGLFCNIDAGGHKLVADEPEDLGGHDKGPDPYLYLATALGTCTAMTLNMYATRKKWPVEQIKVDMIHKKIKAEDCDDCETEKGFVDIFERQIKVTGDLDSEQQERMLEIANKCPVHRTLMGELKIRSKLVCRAKQ from the coding sequence ATGCTTGAAGACAAAGTGCATAGAGCAACCATCATCAATAATTTCGAGGATGGATTATTCTGCAATATTGATGCTGGGGGACATAAGCTAGTCGCTGATGAACCTGAAGATCTTGGCGGCCATGATAAAGGTCCCGACCCTTATCTATATCTGGCCACCGCCTTAGGCACCTGCACCGCCATGACCCTGAATATGTACGCAACTCGAAAAAAATGGCCGGTTGAGCAGATCAAAGTGGATATGATTCATAAGAAAATAAAAGCGGAAGACTGCGACGATTGTGAAACCGAAAAAGGCTTTGTTGATATTTTTGAGCGTCAGATAAAAGTAACCGGTGACTTAGATAGTGAGCAACAGGAGCGCATGCTCGAGATCGCCAACAAATGCCCAGTACATAGAACCCTGATGGGTGAGTTAAAAATCAGATCAAAATTAGTGTGCCGGGCAAAGCAGTAA